A region of the Alligator mississippiensis isolate rAllMis1 chromosome 5, rAllMis1, whole genome shotgun sequence genome:
GCCGGGACTTTCACCTGGTTTTCAGTGTCCCTGGCGATGCCTTGACCACCCTGTTGGCTTttctgggctggggcctggttCACTTTTTTGCAAAAGCTCTGGGGTGACTCCGAGCCCTTTCAGTGTGAAACAGGAGAAATTTGGGAGTCCCAATTTTGGCAAGATAGGGAAACCAGCTGAGCCCTAGGCAAGGTAGAGTGGTCCTGCCCATTCAACAGCTGCGATGGGCCTTTGGATGGTTTTCTGTACGGTCTGGTAGTAACCTCACAAAAccctagagaagtggggctggaagggaccccgagcGGTCACATCTAGGCCaagcccctgcttgaggcaggctCAGTCCTGTCCACCCCATCCCAAACAAATCCATAATTGAAACTCTTTGTAAAATTGccatcaaccctaacacaacCTTGACAGTAGCTTGCATCTTTTTGGAATAACGGAGCAACTTCTCACCCATTGCAAAAGCACGTCGGCCCCCAGCGTTTCTTGCATTTCTTGGCCGTACATGTGACTAAACGTGCTGAAGAAATGCAGGGGACATGTCTCCTCTTCTTTCTCGGTATTGACACAGCTCGTTCTTTTTTGCAGTGTCTGAATGCCTTCACAGGAGCGGAAAGGTGAAGCTAGAGGACCATGAAGTTGAAATCCGAGTCCATGAGAATCGGTATCTCTCGGCAAAGGATCGGCCTAATTTGCAGGGCTTGGAGCGCCGTGCTGTGTGTGTAGAGGCTCAGGTGCACTCAGCCTCTCGTCCTGCCCTTGGAGAAGCTCATGGTGATGAGCCTGCTTTTTCCGGCAAGTGCCAGACCAAGCCCCGCGGAGAAATGGAGGTGCCTGTCGACTCTTCTCCTCCGCAGGATGGCAGCTTCTGGCGGCAGGTACAGGTGAACACCAGCTCcccccaggatccctgctgccctgtgaaGGAGGAAACTGAGGACGGTGGCTATGGCGTGGGTCCCAGAGACTCCAAGGAAGAGCCTGAGTCTCCGCTGGGCTCTGAAGGCTCCTGCCCGTGGCTGGGCACTGCTGACAGCCCGAGGAGCCGTGCAGGAGCGGGGCCGTGCCGGGCTGACAAGGACCCGAGTGTTTTCGTCTACAAGACCGAGACCATCGGGGACCTTGAAGTCCACGTGGTGGAGGAGGCTCTGCCCGGCGAGGACAGCGAGTCCCGGGGGGCCGGGTGGAGAGCACGCTCCACAGACCAGCGCTGCCCCGAGCCGGCTCAGGCCTGGTGGGAGCCCGGCGGGGAGCGTCCCTTCCACTGCGGCCGCTGCGGCAATGCCTTCCGGCGGCGCTCGCACCTCACCGAGCACCTGCGCACCCACACGGGTGAGAAGCCCTACAGCTGCAGCCTGTGCGCCAAGCGCTTCGGCCGCCGCTCCACCCTCAACAAGCACCAAGAGACCCACGCCAAGGAGCAGCCCCGCGAGGCCACGGCGGGCCAGCCCACGGGCCCAGGCGACCCCCGGCCACGCTGCCCCCAGACCCGCTCGGCAGACAAGGCCTACCCGTGCCGGCGGTGCCACAAGAGCTTCAGCACGCGGGCGTACGCAGCCCGGCACGAGCGCGCCCACCTGGAGGAGAAGCCCCTTGCCCACCCGTTGTGCCCCGAGCGCTTCGGCGGGGAGCTGGGCCAGCCTCACGCCGCGGACAAACCCTTCCCCTGCGGCCTGTGCGGGAGCTGGTTCCGGCGCCGCTCGCATCTCAGCGACCACCTGCGCACGCACACGGGCGAGAAGCCCTTcccttgcagcctgtgtgcccgCAGCTTCAGCCGCCGCTCCACCCTCAACAAGCACCAGGAGACCCATGCCAAGGTGGTGCCCGAGCCGGCGCCAGAGCCCCCGGGCGAGGAGCCTCGGGGGGTTTGCCACGTGGCCGAGCCCTACCCACGCGCCCGATGCCACAGGAGCTTCAGCATGCGGGCATATGCCCTGCGGCACGAGCGGGCACGCAGGGAGGGGCGGCCAGCACCACCCAGCACAGGTGACCGTAGTGTTGTCACCCAGACACCTGGCGTCCAGTGCGAGGCCAGTCCAGGAGGTGGGAAGTTGCCGTGCCCTCTAATGCAAGGAAACGGCCACGGTTCTCTGGCCCGTGGGACCAAGGAGGAGCTGGCAGTGCCCGGCGGGGACAGGCCGTATCACTGCAGCCTGTGCGAGAAGCGCTTCCGGCTCCGGTCGGCCCTGAGCAAGCACGAGCGTGCAGAGGCGGCGAGGAGGCTTCCCCGGTGCCCCCAGGGCTTGCGGAGCCCGCGGGTGCCGTGGTGGCGGCAGCGGGTAAGCGCCGGGGAGGAGAAGCCGTACGCGTGCGGGCTGTGCGGGAAGCAGTTCCGGCGGCGCTCCTACCTGGCCGTGCACCGGCGCGTGCACCTGGAGGACGGGCCGTACCCCTGCGCCCTGTGCGACAAGCTCTTCGTCTTCAAGGGCGACTTCATCAAGCACTACGGCTTCCACACGGGCGAGaggccctacccctgcccctgctgcgccCGCAGCTTCCGCAAGCAGTCCCACCTCACCGAGCACCTCCGCATCCACACCGGCGAGAAGCCGTACCCTTGCCTCCGCTGCGGCAAGCGCTTCGGGCGCCGCTCCACCCTCACCAAGCATCAGCAACTCCATGCCCGCCGtgtccctgctccccaggctTTTTCTGTGG
Encoded here:
- the LOC102568983 gene encoding zinc finger protein 135; this translates as MLAEWQRELYWDVMVESYETLVSLGCDAPKPKILLLMEEKGKPYAEDAAERAGRDLDCASAVSECLHRSGKVKLEDHEVEIRVHENRYLSAKDRPNLQGLERRAVCVEAQVHSASRPALGEAHGDEPAFSGKCQTKPRGEMEVPVDSSPPQDGSFWRQVQVNTSSPQDPCCPVKEETEDGGYGVGPRDSKEEPESPLGSEGSCPWLGTADSPRSRAGAGPCRADKDPSVFVYKTETIGDLEVHVVEEALPGEDSESRGAGWRARSTDQRCPEPAQAWWEPGGERPFHCGRCGNAFRRRSHLTEHLRTHTGEKPYSCSLCAKRFGRRSTLNKHQETHAKEQPREATAGQPTGPGDPRPRCPQTRSADKAYPCRRCHKSFSTRAYAARHERAHLEEKPLAHPLCPERFGGELGQPHAADKPFPCGLCGSWFRRRSHLSDHLRTHTGEKPFPCSLCARSFSRRSTLNKHQETHAKVVPEPAPEPPGEEPRGVCHVAEPYPRARCHRSFSMRAYALRHERARREGRPAPPSTGDRSVVTQTPGVQCEASPGGGKLPCPLMQGNGHGSLARGTKEELAVPGGDRPYHCSLCEKRFRLRSALSKHERAEAARRLPRCPQGLRSPRVPWWRQRVSAGEEKPYACGLCGKQFRRRSYLAVHRRVHLEDGPYPCALCDKLFVFKGDFIKHYGFHTGERPYPCPCCARSFRKQSHLTEHLRIHTGEKPYPCLRCGKRFGRRSTLTKHQQLHARRVPAPQAFSVESAMQQAPVPSV